GCGTTCAAATCCCGACACACTTGTCAATATTTCAGTAAAATAAGAGACAATTCCTAATTCTGCCAGCACCGCTCCAGTAGAGGCACCTTTATGGGTATACATAAATTGCTTAATTCCTCTGTCTTTGGCCCACTGCAGCGCTTCTTTGGCAAAGGGCATCAACTTAATCTTATCATCACGCTTAACTTGCTCTTGGATGAAGAAAGTTTTTAATTCTTCAGAAGAAAGGCCGTGCTGTTTCGCCAGTATGTCTAAGAGTTTCCCAACCGATTCTTTGATAATATAACGTCGAATAGGCTCTGCTTGAAAATCAAAACCAAAAGTCCTATAAGTGACCGCAAGAGCCTCCATAATGGCCTCATAAGAATCAATCAGTGTTCCATCCAAATCCCAAATAAAAGCTGTTTGTGGCATATTTTCTCCATTTCATTAAAATTTCCCACCATCAGAAATAATGAACAACATAAGCTTTGATTTATTCTAAATCTATCCAATAACGTGCTAATTGAATGTCTTGCCCACGATAAGTTTCCCTAACAATTCCTTCCAATTGACCGCCGATTTTTTCAAGCAGAGAACGACTGGGAAAAGTGTTTTCATCCTAAGATAGCTTTTAAGCTATCTTATTAATCAATTCCTTTTTCGACCAACTCTTCCAACTCTATTAACCGTTCTTCAAAGACTTTGAAGGCTTGGTCAAGATAGGTCGACTCAGTCATATCAAGACCTGCTTTAGCAATAACATTGAGAGGATAGTCTGAATTGCCAGCTTTAAGATAATTGAGATATTTGTCCTTATCTTCTTGATTGCCATGAACAATTTTGTGAGCCAAAAAACTAGCTGCAGCAAAGCCTGTGGCGTACTGATAGACATAAAAATTGTAGTAAAAATGCGGAATTCTAGCCCATTCATACTGAATTTCCGGATTATTTTCCTTACTTAAACCATAGTATTTTTCATTGAGATCCGCATAGAGATTATTCAAATAATCACTGGTCAAAACGTCACCTGCTTGATCAGCCTTATAAATCAAGTCTTCAAATTCTGCAAATTGTGTTTGGCGGAAAACCGTTCCTTTGAAACCATCAAGATAATGATTCAAAATCGCAAAACGCTGTTTCTCATCTGTTGCTTCCTTGAGCAGTGTCTCTGTCAAAATATTTTCATTGGTTGTCGAAGCAATTTCTGCCAGAAAAATAGAATAATCACCATAAACATAGGGTTGGTTTTCACGTGTAAAAGTAGAATGCAAAGAATGTCCTGTTTCATGCACAAGAGTGAAGAGGTTATCCAAAGTATCCTGCCAGTTAAGCAATATAAAAGCATTGGTGTCATAGGAACCACCTGAATAAGCGCCTGAACGCTTGCCTTTATTGACTCGTACATCAATCCAACGCTCCCTAAATGCACGATGCACACGCTCAGCATAGTCTCGCCCAAAAATAGCTAACACTTCTTCTGCTTTGTCCAAGGCTGCTTCATAAGTAAAAGTCATATCCATTTCTGAGAGTGGTACGTAAATATCATACATCTTAAGATCATCAAGGCCTAAAACGTTTTGCCTTAGCTTCACATAACGCTGTAACAAAGGTAAGTGATTATGGACCGCTTCTACTAAAGTGTCATAAACAGTTTCGGGAATAAAATTAGCTGCCAGAGCAGCTTCACGCGCACTCTTATAGTTTCTGATTTTCGCTTGAA
This region of Streptococcus mutans genomic DNA includes:
- the pepF gene encoding oligoendopeptidase F produces the protein MSDNRSHIEEKYQWDLTSIFPNDQTWEKEEKSLAKDLEIAVKRAGHLLDSSQSLLEITELYLALSRRLEKLYVYASMKNDQDTTVSYYQELQAKATALIAKFNQTFAFYEPEFMLLSTEKYQDFLADCPDLLPYQHFFEKLFKQKKHVLSQKEEALLAEASEIFGAAGETFEILDNADIIFPWVKDETGEEVELSHGNFISLMESKNRKVRQEAYKAMYSIYEQYQHTYAKTLQTNVKVNNFQAKIRNYKSAREAALAANFIPETVYDTLVEAVHNHLPLLQRYVKLRQNVLGLDDLKMYDIYVPLSEMDMTFTYEAALDKAEEVLAIFGRDYAERVHRAFRERWIDVRVNKGKRSGAYSGGSYDTNAFILLNWQDTLDNLFTLVHETGHSLHSTFTRENQPYVYGDYSIFLAEIASTTNENILTETLLKEATDEKQRFAILNHYLDGFKGTVFRQTQFAEFEDLIYKADQAGDVLTSDYLNNLYADLNEKYYGLSKENNPEIQYEWARIPHFYYNFYVYQYATGFAAASFLAHKIVHGNQEDKDKYLNYLKAGNSDYPLNVIAKAGLDMTESTYLDQAFKVFEERLIELEELVEKGID
- a CDS encoding HAD-IA family hydrolase, with translation MPQTAFIWDLDGTLIDSYEAIMEALAVTYRTFGFDFQAEPIRRYIIKESVGKLLDILAKQHGLSSEELKTFFIQEQVKRDDKIKLMPFAKEALQWAKDRGIKQFMYTHKGASTGAVLAELGIVSYFTEILTSVSGFERKPHPQGIFYLLEKYHLDRDRTYYIGDRRLDVEVAENAGIKSINLAQPQSAANQKIDNLQVLTQLKDF